CTTACATAAGCTCTCTTTGTAAAGTTGTTATAATCATTGGCCTCTATCTCATCTAATATCTGCTTATATAGCATCAATGATGCCGATACCtgcattttaacaatttaaacaCTGATTACTGGTTATTATGTTCCGTGTTACGTCGAAAGACGAGTTTATTGAGTACTTACCGGCCATCGACTCGATACATTTAGCTCTTTAATTCCTTTTTCTGCCTCATGAAACAACATTCTTGCCCTCTTTATTTGTTTCTTCATGAAGTTCCTCCACTTATCTGTTACTTTTCCACTAAAAATATCCTCATCTGATAGTCCTTCCTGTGCTAACTCATCTTGTGGTAGATAAATTCTTCCCCTTTGCGCACTGCAGGTAGTTCAAGTACAAAATGTTGTATGAGACTTAAAAAATGTACATTTTAATGCATAGAGCACCATGTAACTTACTCTTCCCCAACATCTCTGAGTATATTAGTGAGTTGATTAGCTATCCCTAATGCTAATGCAGCATTATACACACTCTCTGTGCTAGCTAAAGATTCAGGTGCAATGCCCATCACAGGCACACTCATCAACCCGACAGTGCCGGCTACATAATAACAATAGAGATATAGTTCGTCGAAGTTTTTGTATCTGGATTTCCTTAAGTCCATCCTCATTCCTTCTATCATGTCTTTGAAAGGCTGCAAACAGAGTGGAAAATGATCTATGGGTAGCAATATAAGTTGGATGCCAACTTGAAGCTGTTCTGTAGCTCAGTTTAAGGTAAGCACAAGCCAATCTAATGCGAGTAACCTGAATATCGACTGGAAATTTATTAACCGTGTTGGCTAAAGCGGCATCGAGCATATCAAACGGACGACCGTTGAATAGATCTTCCAACCTGGATTCCCACCTATCTAAAGCAGTGGGAGTTATATGCGGTGCATTTGGTCCGTCAACGAGCTCATCGGTCCTCCGACACCATACTGTATAAATGCATATAACATCATAAGAAAGTGAACAAATAAT
The Gossypium hirsutum isolate 1008001.06 chromosome A07, Gossypium_hirsutum_v2.1, whole genome shotgun sequence genome window above contains:
- the LOC107899374 gene encoding phytoene synthase 2, chloroplastic; the encoded protein is MSLKLLWFVSSQSNLGFLHHGNRSLPCPNLLFQHRAGKGKNQRWKPHFCSSRTHVPGSEGLRRSKVKVTVVSTMAATSSAGEIAMSSEEKVYNVVLKQAALVNKQLRSPRVDVVVPGDLSLLNEAYDRCGEICAEYAKTFYLGTLLMTPERRRAIWAIYVWCRRTDELVDGPNAPHITPTALDRWESRLEDLFNGRPFDMLDAALANTVNKFPVDIQPFKDMIEGMRMDLRKSRYKNFDELYLYCYYVAGTVGLMSVPVMGIAPESLASTESVYNAALALGIANQLTNILRDVGEDAQRGRIYLPQDELAQEGLSDEDIFSGKVTDKWRNFMKKQIKRARMLFHEAEKGIKELNVSSRWPVSASLMLYKQILDEIEANDYNNFTKRAYVSKAKKLIALPVAYVRSLVAPSTIRSSHRT